The following coding sequences lie in one Bdellovibrionales bacterium genomic window:
- a CDS encoding OsmC family protein, which produces EFNGPGNGFSPEDLYNMALQNCFAATFKVFAEKSRLQFSDFRLASRLEVDRNEKGQVFMARFHLKVQLSGVIQKDNALRILERTKTNCMILNSVLTEKTFEFEVTEGSV; this is translated from the coding sequence GAGTTTAATGGCCCAGGGAATGGATTTAGTCCCGAGGATCTTTACAACATGGCTTTGCAAAATTGTTTTGCGGCAACTTTCAAAGTGTTCGCCGAGAAATCTCGGCTTCAATTTAGCGATTTCCGTCTGGCTTCGCGATTGGAAGTTGATCGCAATGAAAAAGGTCAGGTCTTTATGGCCCGATTTCATTTAAAAGTTCAATTGAGCGGAGTCATCCAAAAAGACAACGCCCTGCGAATTCTTGAGCGCACCAAAACCAATTGCATGATTTTAAATTCGGTACTCACCGAGAAAACATTTGAATTCGAAGTGACCGAAGGCTCTGTGTGA